The genomic region TCCCGACCCGGTGGTGTCGGCGGCGTCGACCCCCATGCTCGACTTCACGCGCCCCAGCGAATCGAACGCCGTGCCCGACAGGTCGCTGGCATCGCGGAACCGTCCGTCCGGACCGCCCAGAAACAATTGATTGGGATTGAGGTCGTTGGCGACGTACAGGTCGATCCATTCGTCGTCGTCGAGCCGCGTGGCCACCACGCCGAGCCCGCGCACCGGGCGGCCGTCGAGACCGGCATCGGCCGTGACGTCGCGGAAGCTCCCGTCGCCGTCGTTGTGCCACAGCGAATCGGCCTCCGGCTCGACCGTTATCGGACTGCAGAACACGCGCCGGCCACGGGCCCGGTCGCCGCAGAACGGGTTGTCCTCCGGGGTCCATTTGCCGTAGCGGCAGACGAACAGGTCGAGCAGGCCGTCGGCGTCGGCGTCAAAAAACACCCCCGTCGAGCTCCAGCGCGGGTCCTCGACGCCGGAAGTCACGACCGCGAAGGTCCCGTCACCGTTGTTGCGGTACAGCACGTCGGCCCCGTAACAGGCGAGGAACAGGTCGGGAAACCCGTCGGCATCGACATCACCGACGGCGATCCCGTGGGTGTACCCGCGGTGCCCCAGGCCGGTGGCGACGGTGACGTCGTCGAACCGCCACGCTCCCCGGTTGCGGTAGCAGCGATTGGCCTGCCGCGCCGTCGCCGGATCGACCGGAAACGGATTGCCGGCGGCGAACAGCAGGTCGGGGCGGCGGTCGAGGTCGAAGTCGAACGTCGCCAGCCCGCTGCCGTTGGCCGACGGAAACGGCTTCTCCGGTGAGTCGCCGGAGTGATGGACGAAATCCACTCCCGACTCGGCCGACATGTCGGTGAACCACGCCGGACCCGTCGGAGGCTGGGGAGCCGGCTGCGGCTGCGGGGACGCGGCCCGGGGCTCCGCCGCGATCGGCGGCACGGCCGGCGGGGGAGGCTCGACGGGCCGGGAAGACGACCGCAGCACGAGCCAGCCGCCCATCAGGGCGCCTGCCACGAGGAGGGGAATGACGATCGCCCGCCTCATGCTCGCACCCGCAGGCTCGCCGACGACTTACCGTAGTCCCGGCCGCCACGCGCCGATCGGGCCGTCACCGGGCTCGTTTCAGCATACGCAGCGGCACCCGCCGGGCGACGGTGCTCTCCCTCCGGCAGGATAAAACCGCCCTCCACCCCGCTCAAGCGGCCGGTCGGTGGCCGGCTGCCAGCCTCACTCGGTCTGCCAGCCCCACTCGGTTCTCACACCCAGGCCGGCTGCCAGCCATCGCGATACCCCTTGGTGACACAGGCGCTCGCTCCGGCATGGCCGGCAAGCGTCAGGGCCGCGGAGTCCCAGGTGAGCAGGGCCCCCGGGTGGCGGGCGGCGATCGTCCCGAGCAACACCGCCTCGGTGAGGGGTCCGGAGTAGGCAAAGGCGCTGGTCGTATGGTCGGTGCCCCGGATCGCGTCGATCCAACTCGTGTAGTGGTCGCGGGCCGCCTCGGGCTCAATCGTGACCTCGGTGAACTTCGCCACCGGCACGAAATAGGGCATCGCGAAGTGGGGCACGACGAGGCTCGCAGCCGTGCCGATGATCACCGAGCCCGAGCCGGGCAGTGCCCCCTCCGCGCCATCCTTTCCCGGCGGCAGGTCTCCGGCGACGAGGCCGAGGGTGTCGAGCGAAGGCTTGTGCCCCGGCCCGTCGTACCACGTCACGTCGACCGTCGGGCCGGCGGTGCGCGGCGTGCCGGGAAACGTCCAGCGGACGGCCGACTTGGTGTACCAGACCTCGTCGTTCATCGGCGTCGCCTCGGCGCGGACCGAGAGCGGCGCCGTCAGGCCCAGCGCCATGAACACCGGATCGAGGATGTGGCAGCCGAAGTCGCCGAGTTGGCCGTTGGAAAATGCCTGCCACCCGCGCCAATTGAACGGATGGTAGATCTCCGGCTGGAACGGGCGCTGCTCGGCGACCCCGAGCCATTCGTCCCAGTGCACTCCGGCCGGCACGTCGGCACCGCCCGCAGGGCGATCGTCGAGCTTCCGCCACGGCATCCCCCCCGACTGCCACGAATGGACCGCCGTGACCTTCCCCAGCTTGCCGTCGTGGACGAGTTTCACCGCGGTGCGGTACGAGGGGTGCGACTGGATCTGGTTGCCCATCTGGGTCACCAGGCCGAAGCGCTCCGCGGCCTGCCGCAATTGCCGGGCCTCGAACACGGTGTGGGTCAGCGGCTTCTGGCACTGGACGTGCTTCCCGAGGTGCATCGCCGCCAGCGCCGGCGCGGCGTGCATGTGGTCGGGGGTCGAGACGATCACGGCGTCGAGCGCGCCCGGGTCGTCGAGCAGCTTCCGCCAGTCGGTGTAGGTCTTGGCCATCGGGAACTTCTCGGCGGCGTTGCCGAGGTGGCCCTTCGACTCGTCGATGTCGCATAGCGCGACGACGTCGGCGTGGGGGCTCTTGGCGGTGTCGAGCAGGTCGGAGAAGCCCTTGCCGCCGCAGCCGATCGACGCGATCCGTACCCGCTCGTTGGCACCGTAGGCCCGCGCCCAGCCCCGGGCCGACAGACCGGCGGCGATTCCGCCGGCGAGCACCTTCCGGCGCGAAACGGCGTTGGCCGCCGGCCCCGATCGTGAAAACCCACGAGTCTTCCGCGCTGTCATCGGACCGCCTCCCGGGGGATTCGAAGCCTGGCACCGTGCCTGTCGGCCGGCATGGGCGACAGTGTGCCGTTCCCGGACCGCCGCCGGCAACAGCGACCGGCTCGCGCGGTAGGCTCCGGGCATGAACTCCAAGTCGCTCGTCCGGATGGGGATTCCCGCGTCGCTCGTCGACCGTGCCGGATGGCTCGTCGGCGAGGCCCGGCGCACGGGGATGGATCCGGGGGAGATCCGCCGGATCCTCGCCGGGCTCGTCGCCACGCCGCAGGAATTCGTCGCCGATCCGCTGTTCGGCCCCCTCGCGGCGGCGGTCGGCGGGCACCAGGCGGCCACGGCGGCCGACGCCGCGGCGTTCGCGCCGCGCGACGAACCGCTCGCCTGGCGTCAGTGGGGCGAGGGACTCGAGCCGGACGCGGTCGGCCAGATGAACGCGGCGATGCGCCTCCCGGTGGCGGCGGCCGGCGCGCTGATGGCCGACGCCCACGTCGGCTACGGCCTGCCGATCGGCGGCGTCCTCGCGACCGACGGCGCCGTCGTCCCCTACGCCGTCGGCGTCGACATCGCCTGCCGGATGAAGCTCTCGGTTCTCGACCTGCCGCCGGAGTGGCTCGACGAGCGCCCCGACCGGCTGACGACCGCGCTCGAGACCGAGACGCGGTTCGGCGTCGGTGCCGAGTTCGGCCGGCGCGGCGACCCGCAGCGCACGCGGCCGCGCGAGCACGCGGTCCTCGACGACGACTGGAGCGTGTCTCCGGTCACCGCCCGCCTCCGCGACAAGGCCCGGCTGCAACTGGGCACCAGCGGCAGCGGCAACCACTTCGTCGAATTCGGCACGTTCACCGTCGCGGGCGACGAGGCGGGGCGGCTCGGCCTCGCCTCGGGGGGGACGTTTCTGGCGCTCCTCTCCCACTCCGGATCGCGCGGCACCGGTGCGGCGGTCTGCGACCACTATTCGCGGCTGGCGATGAACCGCTGCCGTGACCTTCCCGGTGCGATGCGGCACCTCGGCTGGCTGGACCTCGACTCCGAGCCGGGGCAGGAGTACTGGGCGGCGATGAACCTGATGGGGCGCTACGCCGCCGCCAACCACGCCTGCATCCACCGGCACGTCGTCGAGCACCTCGGCGCGCGGGTGATCCTCGACGTCGAGAACCACCACAACTTCGCCTGGGAGGAGGACCACGAGATCGACGGCGTCCGCCGCCGCGTGATCGTCCACCGCAAGGGGGCGACGCCGGCGGGCGCGGGGGTCCTGGGGATCATCCCGGGATCGATGGCCGCCCCCGGCTTTCTCGTGCGCGGGCGCGGCGTGGCCTCGTCGCTCGCCTCGGCGAGCCACGGGGCCGGGCGGCGGATGAGCCGGACGAAAGCGCGGGAGACCTACCGCTGGAAGGAGATCAAGCCGCTCCTCGAACAGCGCGGCGTGCGCCTGCTCAGCGCCGGGATCGACGAGGTGCCCCACGCCTACAAGGACATCCACGCCGTGATGGCCGCCCAGGCCGACCTCGTCGAGACGGTTGCCCGGTTCGACCCGCGGCTGGTGAAGATGGCGCCGGAGGGGGAGAAACCCGAAGACTGACGGGCCCGCGGCCGTGCCCCCGTCAGGTCGCCGCGGCGGGCCGCTCGCGGCGCCGCGTGAGCATGAACTCGTTGCCCTCGGGATCGACGCACATCGCCAGGTGGGGCGGCTCGCCCTCCTCGGGCTCCGGCTCGCGCGCCAGCGCCCCGCCGGCGGCCGCCACTTCACCGGCGGCGGCGACGACGTCGGCCACCTGGAGATTGATGCCCGTCCAGGTGCGCTTGCCCTCGCCGCCGGAATGGATGCCGATCACCGCGCCGGCGATCTCGATCTCGGCGATGACGGGGTTGCGCTTCAGCAACCGGCCGCCGAACGTGTCGCACCAGAACCGGATGGCGCGGTCGAAATCGGCCGCCCAGATGACGTACTTCAGCCGCTCGACGTGCATGCGATCGCTCCGGGGAAGAGCCGCCCAGGATAGCCGGTGGCCAGCGCGCCGGGCGCGGGGCCGGACGAGCGCCGTCGCGGACAGGCCCCGACGACGGCCCGCCCCGAGGCTGGTAGGCTCTCGGAAAACGCTGCCGGGCCACCGCGTTTCGGAGGATCTCACCGATGCTCACCACCGACCAGATCGCCGAGTACCAGCGCGAGGGCTACTGCATCGCCCGCGGGTTCTTCGACCGCGACGAGATCGATCTCCTCCGCCGCGCCGCCAAGGAAGACCGCGAGCTCGACCGCCACTCGTTCGGCCGCGCCGACGGCGAAGGGGGCACGGTCCGGCTGTCGCTGTGGAACCATCCGGGCGACGGGATCTACGGGATGTTCGCCCGCTGCCAGCGCGTCGTCCGATCCGCCGAGGCGCTCCTCGGCGGCGAGGTCTACCACTACCACTCGAAGATGATCATGAAGGATCCGCGCGTCGGCGGAGCCTGGACCTGGCACCAGGACTACGGCTACTGGTATCGCAACGGCGTCCTCTGGCCGCTCCTCACCAGCGTCTCGATCGCCGTCGACGGCGCCACCAAGGCCAACGGCTGCCTCCAGGTGATTCCCCGGTCGCACGAGGTCGGGCGCATCGACCACGTCCAATCGGGTGAGCAGGCCGGTGCCGACATGGAGCGCGTCACCGCGCTGCTCGAGCGCCTGCCGCTGGTCCACTGCGAGATGGACCCCGGCGATGCGATCTTCTTCCACGCCAACCTCCTCCACCGCTCCGACATGAACCGCTCCGACGAGCCGCGCTGGTCGATGATCTGCTGCTACAACGCCGCCCGGAACGATCCCTACAAGGAGTCGCATCACCCGCGCTACACGCCGCTCGACGTCGTCCCCGACGCGCGCATCCGCGAGGTGGGGATCCGCCGGTTCGCCGATTCGTCGGCCGACGTCGCCTGGCTCGACGTCGCGCGCGACGCCTCGGCGCGCGGCGAAGGTGCAGGCCGCGCGTGACACCCGCCCCGCCGATGGCGTTTCCCGACCACCTTCCACCGTTGCCCCGCGACCGCAGCCCGGGGATCGGCTGCATCGGCGCCGGGTTCATCATGGCCGACTGCCACCTGCCGGCCTACCGGGCGGCGGGGTTCAACGTGGTCGCGATCGCGGCCCGGCGGCGCGAGGCGGTGGCCGACGTGGCGGCGCGATACGGCATCGCCACGGTCCACGACTCGGCCGAGCGGCTGCTCGACGACCCCGCCGTGGCGGTCGTCGACATCGCCGTGCCGCCGGACGTGCAGCCGGCGCTGATCCGTGCCGCCGCCGCGCGGCCGCACGTGCGCGGGATCCTCGCGCAGAAGCCGCTCGCCGGATCGCACGCCGAGGCCGCGGAGGCGGTCCGTGCCTGCGCCGCCACCGGCACGGCCCTGGTCGTCAACCAGAACATGCGCCACGACCACGCCGTCGCCACCTGCCGGCGGCTCCTCGAGCGCGGCGATCTCGGCGCCCCGGTGCTGGCGACGATCGAGATGCGCGCCATCCCCCACTGGATGCCGTGGCAGGAGCGCCAGGGTTGGATGACGCTGCGGATCATGTCGATCCACCACCTCGACTGCCTGCGGGGCTGGTTCGGCGACCCGCGGACGATCTTCACCGCCGTCCGGTCCGACCCGCGGACCGCCGCACGGTTCGCCCACGTCGACGGGATCTGCACGTCGGTGCTCCAGTACGACTCGGGGCTGGTGTGCACGTCGCTGGAAGATGTCTGGGCAGGGCCGGCCCGCGAGGGAGCGGAGGGGGACGCCTTCGTGCGGTTTCGCGTCGAGGGCACGCGCGGCACGGCGCTGGGCACGATCGGCTGGCCGCGGTGGCCGGACCACGCGCCCTCGACGCTCGACTGGACGACGACGGCCGGTGGCTGGCACCGCCCGCGCTGGCCCGAGGCCTGGTTTCCCGACGCCTTCGTGGGGCCGATGGCCGAACTGCTCCGCGACCTCGAGGGGACCGCACCGGCCACCTGCACTGGCGCCGACAACCTGATGACGATGGCGCTGGTCGA from Planctomycetota bacterium harbors:
- a CDS encoding CRTAC1 family protein; this encodes MRRAIVIPLLVAGALMGGWLVLRSSSRPVEPPPPAVPPIAAEPRAASPQPQPAPQPPTGPAWFTDMSAESGVDFVHHSGDSPEKPFPSANGSGLATFDFDLDRRPDLLFAAGNPFPVDPATARQANRCYRNRGAWRFDDVTVATGLGHRGYTHGIAVGDVDADGFPDLFLACYGADVLYRNNGDGTFAVVTSGVEDPRWSSTGVFFDADADGLLDLFVCRYGKWTPEDNPFCGDRARGRRVFCSPITVEPEADSLWHNDGDGSFRDVTADAGLDGRPVRGLGVVATRLDDDEWIDLYVANDLNPNQLFLGGPDGRFRDASDLSGTAFDSLGRVKSSMGVDAADTTGSGRCDLIVTDFEGEYDLFFANAGGGTFHDASERSGIGPPGLPLVGWGVQFADFDGDGREDVVIANGHVGDERREVRGAESLRQPLLVLANRGTRFAPVPAATLGTPFVDLHQGRAVVAADLDGDGDADLAFNHRDEPAALLRNDAASAATATQALVVRLVGTRGNRDAIGSSVTLRGSTGPTQHRPVKGGGGYLSSRDPRLAFAVLRTEPSAGLEIRWPHGGRSSVAGLAAGREYVVIEPTTADGDPTVVDLGEVR
- a CDS encoding Gfo/Idh/MocA family oxidoreductase, giving the protein MTARKTRGFSRSGPAANAVSRRKVLAGGIAAGLSARGWARAYGANERVRIASIGCGGKGFSDLLDTAKSPHADVVALCDIDESKGHLGNAAEKFPMAKTYTDWRKLLDDPGALDAVIVSTPDHMHAAPALAAMHLGKHVQCQKPLTHTVFEARQLRQAAERFGLVTQMGNQIQSHPSYRTAVKLVHDGKLGKVTAVHSWQSGGMPWRKLDDRPAGGADVPAGVHWDEWLGVAEQRPFQPEIYHPFNWRGWQAFSNGQLGDFGCHILDPVFMALGLTAPLSVRAEATPMNDEVWYTKSAVRWTFPGTPRTAGPTVDVTWYDGPGHKPSLDTLGLVAGDLPPGKDGAEGALPGSGSVIIGTAASLVVPHFAMPYFVPVAKFTEVTIEPEAARDHYTSWIDAIRGTDHTTSAFAYSGPLTEAVLLGTIAARHPGALLTWDSAALTLAGHAGASACVTKGYRDGWQPAWV
- a CDS encoding RtcB family protein, coding for MNSKSLVRMGIPASLVDRAGWLVGEARRTGMDPGEIRRILAGLVATPQEFVADPLFGPLAAAVGGHQAATAADAAAFAPRDEPLAWRQWGEGLEPDAVGQMNAAMRLPVAAAGALMADAHVGYGLPIGGVLATDGAVVPYAVGVDIACRMKLSVLDLPPEWLDERPDRLTTALETETRFGVGAEFGRRGDPQRTRPREHAVLDDDWSVSPVTARLRDKARLQLGTSGSGNHFVEFGTFTVAGDEAGRLGLASGGTFLALLSHSGSRGTGAAVCDHYSRLAMNRCRDLPGAMRHLGWLDLDSEPGQEYWAAMNLMGRYAAANHACIHRHVVEHLGARVILDVENHHNFAWEEDHEIDGVRRRVIVHRKGATPAGAGVLGIIPGSMAAPGFLVRGRGVASSLASASHGAGRRMSRTKARETYRWKEIKPLLEQRGVRLLSAGIDEVPHAYKDIHAVMAAQADLVETVARFDPRLVKMAPEGEKPED
- a CDS encoding VOC family protein; the protein is MHVERLKYVIWAADFDRAIRFWCDTFGGRLLKRNPVIAEIEIAGAVIGIHSGGEGKRTWTGINLQVADVVAAAGEVAAAGGALAREPEPEEGEPPHLAMCVDPEGNEFMLTRRRERPAAAT
- a CDS encoding phytanoyl-CoA dioxygenase family protein, which gives rise to MSPMLTTDQIAEYQREGYCIARGFFDRDEIDLLRRAAKEDRELDRHSFGRADGEGGTVRLSLWNHPGDGIYGMFARCQRVVRSAEALLGGEVYHYHSKMIMKDPRVGGAWTWHQDYGYWYRNGVLWPLLTSVSIAVDGATKANGCLQVIPRSHEVGRIDHVQSGEQAGADMERVTALLERLPLVHCEMDPGDAIFFHANLLHRSDMNRSDEPRWSMICCYNAARNDPYKESHHPRYTPLDVVPDARIREVGIRRFADSSADVAWLDVARDASARGEGAGRA